From the genome of Adlercreutzia equolifaciens DSM 19450:
CGACCTGTTCGGCACCGGCATCGGGCGGGGCATGGGCGGTCAGCCCGTAGCCGAGGGCGGCATCCCCGTCGCCGAGAGCGACTTCATCTTCCCCGTCATCGCCGAGGAGACGGGCCTGCTCGGCGCAGCCGGCGTGCTGCTGCTGTATTTGTGCTTCGCCATTCGCGGCATCGTCACGGCGGCCCGGGCGAAATCCGACGTCAGCTCGTTCACCGCCGTGGGCCTCACCTCCATCATCGTGCTGCAGGCCTTCATCATCGTCGGCGGTGTCACACGTCTCATTCCCCTCACCGGCATCACACTGCCCTTCATCAGCCAGGGCGGCTCGTCACTCATCGCCAGCTTCATCATCGTCGGCTGCCTGCTGCGCTGCGGCGACGAGGGCACCGGCGTCGATTCCGAAATGCGCCAGACCGGGGCCATCGGCGCCCACGGGTCGGACGCCGTGCTGGGACGCGTGGCGTTGGGCAAGCGACTCACCGGCACCATGATCGTCTTCTCGGTGCTGTTCGCAGTGCTCGTGGCCAACCTCACCTACCTCATGGTCATCAAGGCGCCGGAATACCAGAGCATGCCGTCGAACAACCACACCATCGCGAAAGAGGCCCGCATGGAGCGGGGCACCATCTCCACTGCCGACGGCACGGTACTCGCCACATCGGTGCGCCAAGAGGACGGCTCCTACAAGCGCGAATACCCCGCCGGCGAGCTGGCGGCGCACATCGTGGGCTACACCTCCGAGCGCTTCGGCACCGCCGGCATCGAAGCCGCTTACAACGACACGCTGCGCGGCGAGCAGAACTTCGCCAGCTTTACCGATGTGGTGAACTCGCTCGCGGGCATCCAGACCAAAGGCAACGACGTCGTGCTTTCCATCGATTCCCGCATCCAGCAGGCGGCGCAAGACGCGCTGGCCGGCCAGGTAGGCGCCGTGGTGGCCCTGAATCCCGAGACCGGCGCCGTGTACGCTCTGGCCTCCTCCCCCACCTTCGACGCCGCCAACTACGAGGAGCTGCTCACCGCCGCCGCGGACGGCGGCAGCGATTCCTCCGAGCTGTTCAACCGCGCCACCCAGGCGCTGTACGCGCCCGGCTCCACCTTCAAGATGGTGACCTTGGCCGCCGCGCTGCAGGATCACATTGCCACGGCGGACACCACCTACGACTCCCCCGGCGAGATGGACATCGGCAACGCGCCGGTGACCAACGTGAAGAAGCGCTCCTACGGCAAGATCACCCTGGAGCAGGCCATGTGGTACTCGTCGAACACCGTGTTCGGCCAGGTGGGCGTGCAGCTCGGCAGCGATTTGCTCGTGCAGATGGCGTGCAGCTTCGGGTTCAACGAAGACATCCCCTTCGATTTGCCCCTGGCCACGTCCCTCATGCCCGACCCCGAGGAAATGACCACCTGGGAAACCGCCTGGGCCGCCTGCGGCGAGCCCGTGGGCGAGCACGAGAGCCCCGCCGGACCCCAGGCCACCGTGCTGCAGATGGCGCTGGTGGGCGCCGCCATCGCCAACGAGGGCGCCATCATGCAGCCCTACCTGGTCGACGGCATCTACAACGCCAACGGCGAGCGCAGCTTCTCGCCCATTCCCGTGAAGCTGAAGCAGGCCATGGATGCCGACACCGCCGCCGCTGAGATCGACATCATGAAGGGTGTCGTCACCGAAGGAACCGGCGGCAAGGCGGCCCTGGACGATGTGGCCGTGGCCGGCAAGACCGGCACCCACGAGCGCGGTGACGGCAGCGACGACAGCTGGTTCGTGGGAATGGCCCCCGCTGCTGACCCCAAGATCGTGGTGGCCGTCGTCATCGAGAAGGGCGAATCGGGGGCTGGCGCCAGCGCCGCCCACGACGTTCTGGAAACGGCTCTCGAAGTGACGGGGGCGCTGTAGTACAATGGCAAGACTCACCAGAGTTCGCATACTTAAACCGCAAACGCACTCGTACATGGAACTTTAAGGAGTATCAAGGTGACCGGACAGGGAACAATGACGGGCAAGGTCTTCGGCGGCCGCTACGAGATAAAGGATCGCATCGGCATCGGCGGCATGGCCGAGGTGTACCGCGCCCAAGATAGCACGCTGGGCCGCGTCGTCGCCGTGAAGGTGATGCTGCCCCAATTCGCCGCCGACCCCTCTTTCACCCAGCGCTTCCGCCAGGAAGCCGCCGCGGCTGCAAACCTGCAGAGCCCCTACATCGTGAACGTGTACGACTGGGGCCAAGACGACGACACCTATTACATCGTCATGGAGTTCGTGCGCGGGTCCGACCTGAAGACCGCCATCCAGCAGCGCGGCGCCATCAACCAGCGTAAGGCCGCCGAAATCGGCGCCCAGGTGTGCCAGGCCCTCACCGTCGCCCACAACCAGGACATCATCCACCGCGACATCAAGCCGCAGAACATCATGGTGCAGCCCGATGGCAACGTGAAGGTGATGGATTTCGGCATCGCCCGAGCGAAGAATTCCGTGAACGACAAAACGTCCGCTGTGCTGGGCACCGCCCACTACATCTCGCCGGAACAGGCCCAGGGCAAAGATCTCACGGCCGCCAGCGACATCTACTCGCTGGGCATCGTGCTGTACGAGGCCACCACGGGCAAGCTCCCCTTCGATGGCCCGGACGCCGTATCGGTAGCCATGCAGCAGGTGAAGGACGAGCCGGCCGCGCCCTCTTCCATCAACCCGAACATCGACCCCGACCTCGAGGACATCATCATGGTGGCCCTCTCGAAGGATCCGGCGCGCCGCTTCGCCACGGCCAACGACATGCGCATCGCACTGAACGACTACCTGGCCGGACGCCCCGTCACGCTGCCCGCCGGCGCGATGAGCTCGTCGTTCACCGAGGCCCAGACGCGCATGATGGGCGCCGTGCCCGCTCCCGTGCCGGGCATCACGAGCACCCAGGTTATGCCGACGGTTGCCGGCGGCACAGCGGCCATGTCGCCGAGTTCCACGGGCAATTTCCAAGCGACGAACTTCCACGACGCCAACACGAAGAAGAGCAAGAAGCCCGTTATCATCGCCCTCTGCGCCATTTTGGCCATCGCGCTGGTGGCCGGCATCGCCTTCGCCGTGTCCGGCGGCTTCAAGCCGGCTGCCCCTGCCGACGAGCCCATCGAGGTGCCCAGCGTGGTGGGCAATACCTTGGACGAGGCGACATTCACCCTGGAGCAAGCGGGCTTCCAAGTAACTACCACTCCTAAGGAAGACGAATCCGTCGACGAGGGCACCGTGCTGCAGCAAGATCCGGCCGGCGGCACCAAGCAGCCGAAGGGTACGACCATCACCCTCACCATTGCCGTGGGGCCCGATACCGTGGACGCGCCCAACTTCAAGAACATGACCATGGACGAGGCGCGCCAGGCGGCCGAGGACGCCGGCCTTAAGGTTGTGGAAGCCGAGAGCAAATACTCGGAAGATGTCGCCGAGGGCAAGATCATTTCGCAAAGCCCCGCCGCCGACGAGCCGGTGAAGCCCGGCACCACCATCGAGGTCGTCACCTCCCGCGGAAGCGAGCTGACGACCGTGCCCAACGTCATCGGCATGACCGAGGAGAAGGCCATCGACAAGCTGCAGTCCGAGGGCTTCGGTGCCGACGTGAAGGCCCGCGAGTACAGCGACAAGCAGGGCGAGGGCCGCGTCATGAAGCAGGATCCGCTGAACGACAAGGTGAAGCCCGGCGCTACCGTGCAGATCACCATTTCGAAGGGCCCCGAGCCGGAGCCCGAGCCCGACCCCAAGCCGGAGCAGCCCACCAACCCCGGCGCGACCGACCCCGGCACCAACAATCCTGGTGGCACCACCGATCCGGGCACGACCGACCCCGGCACCACCGACCCGGGCAACCAGGGCGGCGACACCGGCACCACCACCCCTTCCACCAACTAGGGTCGCATAACGAAACCGTGAAAACCGGGCGCCTCCTCCTTCGGGATGGAGGCGCCCTTCTATAATGGGACCATGCCTAATCTGCTCGACATATTCGATAAGTTCATCCACGCCGATTGGTTCAACACCCTGCTCGGCGTCGTGATCATCTGCGCGATCACCTTCGTCGTCGCGCGCATCACCGTGGCTTTTATGCGCCGCGTGCTGAACAAGACGACGCTTCTGCCTTCCAGCTCCATCTTCATCAATCTCGTGCGCATCATCGTGTGGGTCATCGGCATCTGCTGCGTGCTGTCGATGTGCTTCAACGTGAACATCTCCGCCATGGTCACCGGCCTGGGCGTTGTCGGTATCGCGGTGTCGTTGGGTTTTCAGGACACGCTTTCGAACCTCATCGGCGGCCTGACCGTCAGCGTGTCGCGCACCGTGGAACCCGGCGACAACATCCGCATGGGACCATCCGGCGTCACTGGCGTCGTGCAGGACGTCACCTGGCGCTACACCTCCATCAAAGACAGTTCGGGCACCATCACCAACATCCCCAACTCGCTCATGACTTCCACGGCCGTCTGCAAGCTGTCGCCCTTGAATGAGATTTCCATTCCCCTGGTGGTCACCACCAACAGCGAGCGCCTCACCGCCACGGCCCATCACATTGAGGACGCCGCCGAGAAGGCCGTCGCCCGTGTGAGCAAGCTGAAGAAGCGGCCCAGCGTATCGTTCTCGTCCATCACCGACTACGGGTTCAAAGGTTCGCTGAGCTTCACCATCGCCGAGGCTTCCAAAGCCTCCTCTGCCACCGATGCCGCTATCCGAGCCGTCGCCCCCTACGTGCACAACCATCTTATCGAGGAGGCCATGGGCGACCTAACCGGGCAGAAACTTACCGACGCCACCGGGTCGCTCGTGCCCGTGAAGGACGAGGAAGGCACTTCGGCCGAAATCGAGACACAAAAATAGCCCTGCCCCACGCCAGAGGATGAACCCACCTCAAAAGGTGGGTGCTCGCATCGGGTCTCCCGGCTTTCGCATCAACGGATGCGAATCTCCGTTCCAACCGCTTCTAGAGCTCCCTCGTCATAATACGTCGGTCCATCGCAGTATATGGCGGGAACAAGGCTTGATTTCAGTATACGCAAAACCTGGTGACAGGAAAGTCTTGACATACGGCACAACATAAGCTGTTGGATAAACGTTGCCCACCATCGCTGCTTGAAGGAGCACTCGTGCCAACTTTATGACAGAGACGCGGTCGACGGTTAGGCGAGTCGGAGTGCGCTACAATGGCGGCTATGGAAAACGACTTCGAAAACGCCACCATCTCGCTGTACGGTACCGTGCCCGACTCCATCGTGGACGGGCCCGGTCTGCGCTACGCCGTGTTCGTGCAGGGGTGCAGCCACGGTTGTCCTGGTTGCCACAACCCCGAAAGCCAACCGGCCGAGGGAGGCACCGAAACGACCCTCGCGGCCCTTCTGGCCGATATTCGTGCCAACGGCCTCGTGCACGACGTCACCCTCTCCGGCGGCGAGCCCTTCGAACAGCCGAAGGCCTGCGCAGCCTTGGCGGCCGAGCTGAAACGCAATGGTTACGGAGTCTGGAGTTATTCCGGTTACCTCTATGAAGATCTGGCGAAACGAGCCAACAAAGCCCGCGCCGAGCGCGATCGCCGGATCGGGGCACTCGGCGGCGAGGCGCTCCACGAGAACCCTGAGGAAGCGATGGTCAGTGGGGCTCTCGCCGACATCGCCGACGACTTGGCCGTGGGAGACCTGCTGGATTCCATCGACGTGCTCGTAGATGGCCCCTTCGTGGAGTCGCGCAAGTCCCTCGAGCTGAAGTGGTGCGGCTCCTCCAACCAGCGCCTGATCGATGTGCCGGCCACCCGACGCACCGGCTCTGTCGTGGAATGGCAGCCCACCTCGTTCTCGCTGGAAAAGCCCTCCAACTGGTAGGCGAGCACCTTTTGGAGCCATGACCGACAAAAGTTTTCGCATTTTTGGTGACCACTTTTTTGGAAATCTTTGTCATCCGATGGGTAGCCGCACGGTGAAACGGGTGCCGACGTCTTCTTCGCTCTCCACGGACACCTCGCCGCCGTGGTAGAGAGCGGCATGCTTGACGATGGCAAGGCCCAGCCCCGTGCCGCCCAGCTCTTTGGAGCGACTTTTCTCCAAGCGATAGAAGCGCTCGAAGATTTTCTCCAGCTTGTCGGCGGGAATACCCGCGCCCGTGTCGTTCACGCGGATGACGCCCATGCGCACCGGAGCAGCCGCCTTGACCCCCTCCTCAGCATCGCCTTCGCCCGGCACAACACCGTGCACGAACCCCCTACCAGACGCATCCTCCGCACCGACAACGTCCTCCGCGTACACCTCCACGAACACGCGACCGTTTTCGCGATTGTAGCGGATGGCGTTCTCGACCAAGTTGTAGATCATCTGCTTGAGCAGGGTTTCATTGCCCCGAATGATGACCGGTTCGGCCTTGAGGCCAACGGTCACTCCCGCATCGGCAGCCAGCTTGGTCAAGCGCCCCACCACCCGACTGGCCACCTCTTCCAGATTCACTGCCTCGGTTTCGTTGTCGCCCGGCGCCATCTCGTCGAGACGCGAAAGAATAAGCACATCGTCGATGAGAGCGCGCATGGCTTGGGACTCCTCGTAGATGAGCTGCGCGAAACGCGGCACGTCCTCAGGGGGCACCAGGCCGTTGGCCATCAGCTCCGCATAACCGGAGATCACCTGCAGGGGCGTTTTCATCTCATGGGAGACGTTGGCCGAGAATTCGCGGCGCATCTTCTCGGCGCGAGCCAGCTCTTCGTTGCGCGCGAGGGCCGATCTCGAGCGCGCCGGCTTGTCAGCCTCTACCTCAGGCGCGGCTACCGGCACTTCAGCA
Proteins encoded in this window:
- the pknB gene encoding Stk1 family PASTA domain-containing Ser/Thr kinase — its product is MTGKVFGGRYEIKDRIGIGGMAEVYRAQDSTLGRVVAVKVMLPQFAADPSFTQRFRQEAAAAANLQSPYIVNVYDWGQDDDTYYIVMEFVRGSDLKTAIQQRGAINQRKAAEIGAQVCQALTVAHNQDIIHRDIKPQNIMVQPDGNVKVMDFGIARAKNSVNDKTSAVLGTAHYISPEQAQGKDLTAASDIYSLGIVLYEATTGKLPFDGPDAVSVAMQQVKDEPAAPSSINPNIDPDLEDIIMVALSKDPARRFATANDMRIALNDYLAGRPVTLPAGAMSSSFTEAQTRMMGAVPAPVPGITSTQVMPTVAGGTAAMSPSSTGNFQATNFHDANTKKSKKPVIIALCAILAIALVAGIAFAVSGGFKPAAPADEPIEVPSVVGNTLDEATFTLEQAGFQVTTTPKEDESVDEGTVLQQDPAGGTKQPKGTTITLTIAVGPDTVDAPNFKNMTMDEARQAAEDAGLKVVEAESKYSEDVAEGKIISQSPAADEPVKPGTTIEVVTSRGSELTTVPNVIGMTEEKAIDKLQSEGFGADVKAREYSDKQGEGRVMKQDPLNDKVKPGATVQITISKGPEPEPEPDPKPEQPTNPGATDPGTNNPGGTTDPGTTDPGTTDPGNQGGDTGTTTPSTN
- a CDS encoding mechanosensitive ion channel family protein, with the translated sequence MPNLLDIFDKFIHADWFNTLLGVVIICAITFVVARITVAFMRRVLNKTTLLPSSSIFINLVRIIVWVIGICCVLSMCFNVNISAMVTGLGVVGIAVSLGFQDTLSNLIGGLTVSVSRTVEPGDNIRMGPSGVTGVVQDVTWRYTSIKDSSGTITNIPNSLMTSTAVCKLSPLNEISIPLVVTTNSERLTATAHHIEDAAEKAVARVSKLKKRPSVSFSSITDYGFKGSLSFTIAEASKASSATDAAIRAVAPYVHNHLIEEAMGDLTGQKLTDATGSLVPVKDEEGTSAEIETQK
- a CDS encoding sensor histidine kinase, producing the protein MSATNASRNGCEAETAEVPVAAPEVEADKPARSRSALARNEELARAEKMRREFSANVSHEMKTPLQVISGYAELMANGLVPPEDVPRFAQLIYEESQAMRALIDDVLILSRLDEMAPGDNETEAVNLEEVASRVVGRLTKLAADAGVTVGLKAEPVIIRGNETLLKQMIYNLVENAIRYNRENGRVFVEVYAEDVVGAEDASGRGFVHGVVPGEGDAEEGVKAAAPVRMGVIRVNDTGAGIPADKLEKIFERFYRLEKSRSKELGGTGLGLAIVKHAALYHGGEVSVESEEDVGTRFTVRLPIG
- a CDS encoding FtsW/RodA/SpoVE family cell cycle protein — encoded protein: MTRRNIELMLLLIASPIVIVLFAMMVVTGGQELSFNTLGVPLGIFAAFLVAHIAVRLLAPAADPAILPISFALSGIGIAFVTRIVPDLAVNQLLWLFIGIAAMIATLAVVRNLDKLANYKYTLMIVGILLLLSPMLPVIGYESGGGQLWLRFGSFSFQPGELAKILIVFFIAAYLAANREMLSVFTWKVGPLWLPSLATLLPLIVMWALAFIVVVLEKDLGLALVLFSVFVIMLYVATGKKLYLVVSIGLAAIAAVALYGMMGHVQTRVAIWQDPFAEAQGGGFQLVQSLYSIADGDLFGTGIGRGMGGQPVAEGGIPVAESDFIFPVIAEETGLLGAAGVLLLYLCFAIRGIVTAARAKSDVSSFTAVGLTSIIVLQAFIIVGGVTRLIPLTGITLPFISQGGSSLIASFIIVGCLLRCGDEGTGVDSEMRQTGAIGAHGSDAVLGRVALGKRLTGTMIVFSVLFAVLVANLTYLMVIKAPEYQSMPSNNHTIAKEARMERGTISTADGTVLATSVRQEDGSYKREYPAGELAAHIVGYTSERFGTAGIEAAYNDTLRGEQNFASFTDVVNSLAGIQTKGNDVVLSIDSRIQQAAQDALAGQVGAVVALNPETGAVYALASSPTFDAANYEELLTAAADGGSDSSELFNRATQALYAPGSTFKMVTLAAALQDHIATADTTYDSPGEMDIGNAPVTNVKKRSYGKITLEQAMWYSSNTVFGQVGVQLGSDLLVQMACSFGFNEDIPFDLPLATSLMPDPEEMTTWETAWAACGEPVGEHESPAGPQATVLQMALVGAAIANEGAIMQPYLVDGIYNANGERSFSPIPVKLKQAMDADTAAAEIDIMKGVVTEGTGGKAALDDVAVAGKTGTHERGDGSDDSWFVGMAPAADPKIVVAVVIEKGESGAGASAAHDVLETALEVTGAL
- a CDS encoding 4Fe-4S cluster-binding domain-containing protein, with protein sequence MAAMENDFENATISLYGTVPDSIVDGPGLRYAVFVQGCSHGCPGCHNPESQPAEGGTETTLAALLADIRANGLVHDVTLSGGEPFEQPKACAALAAELKRNGYGVWSYSGYLYEDLAKRANKARAERDRRIGALGGEALHENPEEAMVSGALADIADDLAVGDLLDSIDVLVDGPFVESRKSLELKWCGSSNQRLIDVPATRRTGSVVEWQPTSFSLEKPSNW